The following are encoded together in the Bacillus sp. V2I10 genome:
- a CDS encoding ABC transporter ATP-binding protein, which produces MLKVDGINVYYGNIQAIKDVSLEINQGEIVTLIGANGAGKSTLLKTISGLLKPKKGEVLFQDKSIAGKAAQTIVKQGISHVPEGRRVFANMTVEENLELGAYLRKDKAEIKRDFEKVFELFPRLLERKKQQAGTLSGGEQQMLAMGRALMARPKLLLLDEPSMGLAPLLVKTIFRIIEEINKTGTTILLVEQNANMALSIADRVYVIETGKVVLSGTADELNASDQLKMAYLGGH; this is translated from the coding sequence ATGCTGAAAGTAGATGGAATCAATGTATACTACGGAAATATACAGGCAATAAAGGATGTATCTCTAGAGATTAATCAAGGTGAAATTGTGACCTTGATCGGTGCAAATGGAGCCGGGAAGAGCACACTTTTAAAAACCATTTCAGGACTTTTAAAGCCTAAAAAGGGAGAGGTGCTTTTCCAAGATAAATCAATTGCAGGAAAAGCAGCTCAAACAATCGTTAAACAAGGAATATCACATGTTCCTGAGGGACGCAGAGTGTTTGCAAACATGACGGTTGAGGAGAATTTAGAGCTTGGAGCTTACTTGCGCAAAGATAAAGCTGAAATCAAAAGGGATTTTGAAAAAGTATTTGAACTCTTTCCAAGGCTGCTTGAGCGCAAAAAACAGCAGGCAGGAACACTATCAGGAGGGGAACAGCAAATGCTTGCAATGGGACGCGCGCTAATGGCGCGCCCTAAGCTTCTTCTGCTGGATGAACCATCAATGGGACTTGCTCCGCTGCTGGTTAAAACGATCTTCAGAATTATTGAAGAGATCAATAAAACTGGCACAACCATTTTATTAGTTGAACAAAATGCAAATATGGCTTTGTCGATCGCTGATAGAGTATATGTCATTGAAACAGGCAAGGTTGTGCTGTCTGGAACGGCAGATGAATTAAATGCAAGTGATCAGCTGAAAATGGCTTACCTGGGAGGTCATTAA
- a CDS encoding DUF485 domain-containing protein — MSNEEQQLKSAQSSVDYTKIVQSESFQKLLQAKRNFILPMSLFFLAFYFTLPVLTAYSTVLNEYAVGAISWAWVFAFAQFIMTWTLCMLYSSRAKKFDQMVEEIKAEARR; from the coding sequence GTGAGTAATGAAGAACAACAATTGAAGTCCGCACAGTCCTCAGTAGATTACACCAAAATTGTTCAGTCGGAATCCTTTCAAAAACTGCTTCAGGCAAAACGAAATTTCATCTTGCCAATGTCATTATTTTTTTTAGCATTTTATTTTACACTGCCGGTGTTAACGGCCTATTCAACCGTACTGAATGAGTATGCAGTCGGCGCGATCAGCTGGGCATGGGTATTTGCCTTTGCCCAATTTATTATGACTTGGACGCTGTGCATGCTTTATTCCAGCCGGGCAAAGAAGTTTGATCAGATGGTTGAAGAAATCAAAGCTGAAGCAAGAAGGTAA
- a CDS encoding ABC transporter ATP-binding protein: MTAKTPLLNVQNLGIKFGGLKALSSVNIELNKGELVGLIGPNGAGKTTFFNLLTGVYVPTEGSLMLEGQKLNGLVPYKITRKGISRTFQNIRLFNDLSVLDNVKVAYHSLAKHSIASSILRLPSHFSGEREMEEKAIEFLKIFKLDKVKHEKAKNLPYGQQRRLEIARALAANPKLLLLDEPAAGMNPQETEELMNLIAFIRAKFDLTVLLIEHDMPLVMGVCERIYVLDHGQLIAQGVPEEIRNNPKVIEAYLGEEVS; the protein is encoded by the coding sequence ATGACAGCAAAAACACCGTTGCTTAATGTGCAGAATTTAGGCATAAAGTTTGGGGGTCTTAAGGCTCTCTCATCCGTCAATATCGAATTGAATAAAGGTGAGCTTGTTGGATTGATCGGCCCAAATGGAGCTGGAAAAACGACCTTTTTTAATCTGTTAACAGGCGTATATGTACCAACAGAAGGATCGTTAATGCTTGAAGGTCAAAAACTGAACGGTCTTGTACCCTATAAAATTACGCGCAAAGGAATCAGCAGAACGTTTCAAAACATTAGACTGTTCAATGATCTTTCTGTTTTGGATAATGTAAAAGTGGCCTATCATTCTCTTGCAAAGCATTCCATTGCAAGTTCTATTCTCAGGCTGCCTTCCCATTTTTCCGGAGAACGTGAAATGGAAGAAAAAGCGATTGAATTTCTTAAGATTTTCAAGCTTGATAAAGTGAAACACGAGAAGGCAAAGAATCTGCCATACGGTCAGCAGCGCCGTTTAGAAATTGCCCGTGCACTTGCAGCTAACCCTAAACTTTTGCTTCTTGATGAGCCTGCAGCAGGGATGAACCCGCAGGAAACAGAAGAACTGATGAATTTGATTGCATTTATCCGCGCGAAGTTTGATTTAACGGTTTTGCTGATTGAACATGATATGCCGCTTGTCATGGGTGTTTGTGAACGAATTTATGTACTTGATCATGGCCAGTTAATTGCTCAGGGAGTGCCTGAGGAAATCCGAAACAATCCAAAAGTCATCGAAGCGTATCTCGGCGAGGAGGTTTCATAA
- a CDS encoding branched-chain amino acid ABC transporter permease — protein MTAMKKSKGFWLSIGLALVGFIGVQILITGGFLNIYLVNALYFMAINIILAASLHLIIGITGQFSIGHAGFLAVGAYASAVITMKMQLPFSVALIVGGLAAAVAGLIIGIPSLRLKGDYLAIATLGFGEIVRIAFLNIDYVGGASGMQVSHLTTWPWVFGCLLITILAIVNFTNSTHGRACISIRENEIAADAMGINTTYYKVAAFVIGAFFAGIAGGLFAHNFYIIQPTNFGFLKSFDILIFVVLGGLGSMSGAVLAAILLTIVSTFLQEYPETRMIIYSLVLIVMMLYRPQGLLGTKEFTSFFKNRKGMKGGAGHDSKNTVA, from the coding sequence ATGACAGCAATGAAGAAATCAAAAGGGTTTTGGTTATCTATCGGTTTGGCACTTGTTGGTTTCATCGGCGTACAAATTTTAATAACGGGCGGGTTCTTGAACATTTATCTGGTCAATGCTCTTTACTTTATGGCCATTAATATTATACTGGCTGCAAGTCTTCATCTTATTATCGGAATTACCGGTCAATTTTCAATTGGACATGCAGGATTTTTAGCGGTAGGGGCATATGCTTCGGCTGTTATTACAATGAAGATGCAATTGCCGTTTTCGGTTGCCCTGATTGTAGGCGGACTGGCTGCAGCTGTTGCCGGTCTTATTATTGGAATACCAAGTTTGCGTCTAAAAGGGGACTATCTTGCCATTGCTACACTTGGATTTGGTGAAATCGTCCGTATCGCGTTTTTGAATATTGATTATGTTGGCGGAGCAAGCGGCATGCAGGTATCCCATCTTACAACTTGGCCGTGGGTGTTCGGATGTTTGCTCATTACTATTCTTGCTATTGTCAATTTTACGAATTCAACGCATGGACGAGCTTGTATTTCTATTCGTGAAAATGAAATAGCAGCAGATGCGATGGGAATCAATACAACGTACTACAAAGTTGCGGCCTTCGTGATTGGTGCCTTTTTCGCAGGAATTGCAGGCGGACTGTTCGCTCATAACTTTTACATCATCCAGCCAACAAACTTCGGCTTTTTAAAGTCATTTGATATTTTAATCTTTGTTGTTCTTGGCGGGCTCGGCAGTATGTCTGGTGCCGTTCTGGCAGCAATCCTGCTTACGATTGTTTCTACTTTCCTCCAGGAATACCCAGAGACAAGAATGATTATTTACAGTCTTGTCCTGATTGTGATGATGCTTTATCGTCCTCAAGGCTTGCTCGGTACGAAAGAGTTCACTTCATTTTTCAAAAATCGTAAAGGCATGAAAGGGGGTGCAGGGCATGACAGCAAAAACACCGTTGCTTAA
- a CDS encoding MFS transporter, with the protein MEKKNTLPTRKLLGIAGLGWLFDAMDVGMLSFIIAALQSEWDLSLKQMAWIGSMNSIGMAVGALVFGLLSDRIGRKHVFIITLLLFSVGSGLSAFTTTLTAFLILRFFVGMGLGGELPVASTLVSESVAPEKRGRIVVLLESFWAAGWLIAALISYFIIPSYGWQMALLLSALPAFYALYLRIKLPDSPKFLAIKKEQKPSILENIKTVWSKDYIRQTTMLWILWFCVVFSYYGMFLWLPSVMVLKGFSLIKSFQYVLIMTLAQLPGYFTAAWFIEKFGRKFVLTTYLVGTALSAYFFGTAESLTLLLTSGIFLSFFNLGAWGALYAYTPEQYPTAVRGTGAGMAASFGRIGGILGPLLVGYLVAKDTSMTMIFSIFCVSILIGVLAVIVLGKETKAKQLF; encoded by the coding sequence ATGGAGAAAAAGAATACACTTCCAACCCGAAAACTGCTTGGAATTGCAGGACTTGGCTGGCTTTTTGATGCCATGGATGTTGGAATGCTCTCATTTATTATAGCGGCGCTTCAATCTGAATGGGATTTAAGCCTTAAACAAATGGCCTGGATCGGCAGCATGAATTCTATCGGAATGGCTGTTGGCGCCCTCGTGTTTGGATTATTGTCTGACCGAATTGGAAGGAAACATGTCTTTATTATTACCTTGCTTCTCTTTTCAGTCGGAAGCGGACTGTCTGCTTTCACAACTACATTGACCGCCTTCCTCATATTAAGGTTTTTTGTTGGAATGGGGCTTGGAGGAGAACTTCCTGTTGCATCAACTCTCGTGTCTGAAAGTGTAGCACCTGAAAAACGGGGAAGAATTGTTGTCCTGCTCGAAAGCTTCTGGGCTGCAGGCTGGCTTATTGCCGCTCTTATCTCTTATTTCATCATTCCAAGCTACGGATGGCAAATGGCTCTGCTTCTAAGTGCATTGCCTGCATTTTATGCGCTGTACTTACGGATTAAACTTCCGGACTCTCCCAAGTTTTTAGCGATCAAGAAAGAACAGAAGCCTTCCATTTTGGAAAATATTAAAACGGTCTGGTCTAAGGATTACATCCGTCAGACCACTATGCTTTGGATTCTTTGGTTCTGTGTTGTCTTTTCTTACTACGGCATGTTTTTATGGCTGCCAAGTGTCATGGTTCTGAAAGGCTTCAGTTTAATCAAGAGCTTTCAATATGTTCTTATCATGACCCTTGCTCAGCTTCCAGGCTATTTCACAGCAGCCTGGTTTATAGAGAAATTCGGCAGGAAGTTTGTGTTAACGACCTATTTAGTCGGAACTGCGTTAAGTGCCTATTTCTTTGGAACGGCTGAATCTCTTACTCTGCTTCTTACATCAGGAATATTCCTGTCATTCTTCAATCTGGGAGCCTGGGGAGCGTTATACGCTTATACTCCTGAGCAATATCCGACAGCTGTTCGCGGAACAGGCGCCGGAATGGCTGCATCATTCGGACGCATTGGAGGAATTTTAGGGCCATTGCTTGTTGGTTATCTTGTTGCCAAAGATACCTCAATGACCATGATCTTTTCAATCTTTTGTGTATCCATTCTGATCGGTGTACTGGCTGTTATCGTTCTTGGAAAAGAAACAAAAGCCAAGCAGCTGTTTTAA
- a CDS encoding ATP-binding protein — MLAEKLTLHVLIVLVPVLIYTVIFENKRITASPYFSGVIYGISAFLCMIFSFYDYGLYWDLRYVPMVLALLYGGPASGLIVFFFILLARTYIGGEALVFGYISAFLALIGPFLFSKRFRKYKPKKRIQLSILIGFWPAVVQLFILLSFLITSDFTFSSSRELLLYVFIFGTLQVFAIGIAAKLLEAGIDRKMMKQEIIRTEKLNTIGELAASIAHEVRNPLTVVKGFLQLMEKEKKTEEQYMRLILSELGRAESILNDYLNFAKPKLKKIEEFQLSEVIQDVVYLLNALAVKQGVKLSCQLQPGLYVETDRSQLKQALVNFIKNAIEATPGGGRVRIQLYLKNGHAHTVISDTGKGMTTEQLSQIGTVFYSTKDKGTGLGTTVSLRIIETMKGRVAYKSDLGAGTEVTMILPVKNKKRGAPQ; from the coding sequence ATGCTCGCAGAGAAATTAACATTACATGTTTTAATCGTTTTGGTTCCTGTCTTAATTTATACGGTTATTTTTGAAAACAAGCGCATTACGGCATCTCCTTATTTCTCCGGAGTTATATACGGAATCTCTGCCTTTTTGTGCATGATTTTCTCGTTTTATGATTACGGTCTTTATTGGGATTTAAGGTATGTCCCAATGGTGCTTGCATTGTTGTATGGAGGCCCTGCTTCAGGCCTGATTGTTTTCTTTTTCATTCTGCTCGCCAGAACATACATAGGCGGGGAAGCGCTTGTTTTTGGATATATAAGCGCCTTCCTTGCATTGATTGGACCGTTCCTATTTTCAAAGCGTTTTAGAAAGTACAAGCCTAAAAAAAGAATTCAGCTTTCTATCCTTATTGGATTCTGGCCAGCTGTTGTCCAGCTTTTCATTCTGCTTTCTTTTTTAATCACATCTGATTTCACCTTCAGCAGCAGCAGGGAGCTGTTATTATATGTGTTTATCTTCGGAACTTTACAAGTTTTCGCTATTGGGATTGCTGCTAAGCTGCTTGAAGCTGGCATTGACAGGAAAATGATGAAGCAGGAGATTATCCGGACTGAAAAGCTGAACACGATTGGTGAGCTTGCTGCATCCATCGCACATGAAGTCCGAAATCCATTAACCGTTGTAAAAGGGTTTTTGCAGCTGATGGAAAAAGAAAAGAAGACCGAAGAACAATATATGCGTTTAATTTTGAGTGAGCTTGGCAGAGCAGAGTCCATTCTGAATGATTATCTTAATTTTGCTAAGCCTAAGCTTAAAAAAATTGAAGAATTTCAGCTCTCAGAAGTTATTCAGGATGTCGTCTATTTATTAAATGCACTTGCGGTCAAGCAAGGAGTTAAGTTATCCTGCCAGCTGCAGCCGGGCCTTTATGTTGAAACAGATCGAAGCCAGCTGAAGCAGGCACTGGTAAATTTCATTAAAAATGCAATCGAAGCAACTCCTGGAGGCGGGAGGGTCCGAATACAGCTCTATTTGAAAAACGGCCATGCCCATACAGTCATATCTGATACAGGCAAGGGGATGACAACGGAGCAGCTTTCCCAGATTGGCACTGTTTTTTATTCGACCAAGGATAAAGGCACCGGTCTTGGAACAACCGTTTCGCTTCGCATTATTGAAACCATGAAAGGAAGAGTAGCTTATAAAAGCGATCTTGGTGCGGGTACAGAAGTGACCATGATCCTGCCGGTGAAAAATAAGAAAAGAGGCGCACCACAGTAG
- a CDS encoding cation acetate symporter, whose amino-acid sequence MNMLAFSLFLAIVIMTLFITYFASKRTKTTSDFYTADSSLTGFQNGLAIAGDYMSAASFLGIAGMIALSGFDGFFYSIGFLVAYLVVLYIVAEPLRNLGKYTMADMIAARFNNSKVRGVAALNTISISIFYMIAQLVGAGGLIHLLLGIEYVYSVLIVGTLMTIYVVFGGMTATSWVQIVKAVLLMIGTFIISVIVFAKFDFSIMKMFSEMQTATPLGESFLNPGNKFKNPLDTISLNLALVLGTAGLPHILIRFFTVKDAITARKSVVYATWIIGAFYVMTVFLGLGAAAFVGYDNIVAANSAGNMAAPLLAEAIGGDFLFAFVSAVAFATILAVVAGLVLSAASAFAHDFYSHILRRGEATEKEQVVAARWASIGVAVLSILLALFAQNMNVAFLVALAFAVAASANLPILLLTIFWKRFNTAGAVTGMLTGLFSSLILVAISPNVWSPEAGAAIFVGDPLFSLSNPGIVSIPLGFLGAYIGTIVSSKKEDAKKFDEILVKANTGMK is encoded by the coding sequence ATGAACATGCTGGCATTCTCTCTCTTTTTGGCAATCGTTATTATGACATTATTTATTACCTATTTTGCCTCAAAGCGCACAAAGACAACCAGTGATTTTTACACCGCAGACAGCAGTTTAACCGGCTTTCAAAACGGACTGGCTATCGCTGGCGATTATATGTCCGCTGCTTCTTTTTTAGGGATCGCCGGAATGATAGCGCTCTCGGGATTTGATGGTTTCTTTTACAGCATAGGATTTTTAGTTGCATATCTTGTGGTGTTATACATAGTGGCTGAGCCCCTTCGGAATTTGGGGAAGTATACAATGGCTGACATGATAGCAGCAAGGTTTAATAACAGTAAAGTGCGCGGTGTAGCTGCTCTGAATACGATTTCTATTTCAATCTTTTATATGATTGCTCAGTTAGTGGGAGCGGGAGGGCTTATTCATCTTCTCCTTGGCATTGAATATGTGTATTCAGTTCTGATTGTTGGCACTCTGATGACAATCTATGTGGTATTCGGAGGAATGACTGCAACGAGCTGGGTGCAGATTGTAAAAGCTGTTCTTCTTATGATAGGTACATTTATAATCTCAGTTATTGTGTTTGCTAAATTTGATTTCAGCATCATGAAAATGTTCTCTGAGATGCAGACGGCGACGCCGCTTGGTGAAAGCTTTTTGAATCCGGGGAATAAGTTTAAGAATCCGCTTGATACGATTTCGCTGAATCTGGCGCTTGTTCTTGGAACGGCCGGACTTCCTCATATCCTGATTCGTTTCTTTACAGTGAAGGATGCCATTACAGCACGTAAATCTGTTGTATATGCAACATGGATTATCGGTGCGTTTTATGTGATGACTGTCTTTTTAGGTTTAGGAGCTGCAGCGTTTGTTGGCTATGACAATATTGTAGCTGCAAACTCAGCTGGGAACATGGCAGCGCCATTGCTTGCAGAAGCGATTGGCGGGGATTTCTTATTTGCCTTTGTTTCGGCAGTAGCATTCGCAACAATACTCGCTGTTGTAGCGGGACTCGTGCTATCAGCTGCTTCTGCATTTGCGCATGACTTTTACAGCCATATTCTTCGCCGCGGAGAAGCAACTGAGAAAGAGCAGGTTGTCGCAGCCAGGTGGGCATCTATCGGTGTGGCGGTTCTTTCAATTCTTCTCGCATTGTTTGCGCAGAACATGAACGTTGCATTTTTAGTCGCACTGGCCTTTGCTGTCGCGGCAAGCGCCAATTTGCCAATTCTCCTGCTGACGATTTTCTGGAAACGGTTTAATACAGCCGGCGCTGTTACAGGTATGCTGACTGGTTTGTTCAGTTCTTTAATTCTTGTAGCTATAAGCCCGAATGTATGGTCACCAGAAGCAGGAGCAGCCATTTTTGTTGGAGATCCTTTGTTCAGCCTGTCTAATCCGGGTATCGTTTCAATCCCGCTTGGATTCCTTGGTGCTTACATCGGAACCATCGTTTCAAGCAAGAAAGAAGATGCGAAGAAATTTGATGAGATTCTTGTGAAGGCTAATACTGGAATGAAATAA